TGCAGGGTTCTTTTATATTGGCGTCGAAGATCAAGTAAAATGTTATGAGTGCGGAGTGCGAATCGGCCGATGGGATGAGAACGAGGACCCAGTAGTCAGCCATCGACGCTGGCAGCCCGATTGTCGGTTTGTTCAGACCTTACCTATCGTCGACATAACCCTAACCCCGATCCCGTCCAATACTGTAATCCGACCACCTGGAGGGGGTAGCTCTCTCATGGAAGGGAATTATTTCGTTGTTCCCGATTCCCCAGTCGAACAGCCCCCCACCAAGGTCCCACAGTTTCTGAAACTCGGAAACCTTAACTTGGCAAAGCCGAGGGGTCCCATGTACCCCGAGTGTGCGAGCTATGAAAAAAGACTCGAAAGTTTTCGCGATTGGCCTAGCACTAACCTCCAGTCTAAGGAACGGTTAGCGGAGGCCGGATTCTTATACACTAACTGTAACGATCAGACCTTGTGCTTCCACTGTGGTGGAGGCTTGAAATATTGGATAAGGGAAGATGACCCGTGGGTCGAACATGCGAAATGGTTTAATAAGTGTTATTGGGTATGGGCAATGAAAGGCCAGACATTCATTGACCGCGTACAAGAACAAATGGGCGTATTGGTAGCTGGGGAAGACTCTGAGCCATCAGAGCAAGTAATTAGCGAGTCTGAATACGAACGCGAACTTGGAACTTGCCACGAAGGGGGAAGCGACGCGGAAACGGTCGTCGGATCAACATGGGAGGCtgaagatcaaaatcggtgtaaaataTGTTTATGGGAGGAATTGGGAATAGTGTTCCTACCATGTGGTCATCTGGTAGCGTGTACCAAGTGCGCCCCTAGCCTAACTCGTTGCGCCGTTTGCCgagaaaatattgttttagtGGCCCGCGCTATAATATCGTAATCTACACAAGTAAATCCTCAAGAGAAGAGAAGGGATGGCGACgcataataacaataaaatcaataaaaaaaaaatataataaataaataaataaatatatatatatataataataactataatgGTCGGTAGAAGTAATAATAAGCCCCCGTAAAATAtcgtaagttttttttttcttcttcctcttcctttcatttatatatcttccaaaaaaaaaaaggggaaGGAAGAGAGgaaacccaaaaaaaaaaatttatttttttttcttctctctCCATATCTACATTTGCACATAGCACTAAGAGCGGTCGTACAAACAAATGGCCCGTTACATGAGAGATCATGATCTATTTACAGAAGGAAAATGGCCGCATACCAGAATAAGTCAACGGGTGCGTATCGTAAAAATATGGTTTGGGACAATCCCTACCAAACATGCATCGTGATAGACGTTCAAGGGTTCGAGGACGACCAGGGGCAACTGGTGCCAAAGGAAATCGCTGTACTCGACATCGGACGAGCAAACCAAGAACACTGGATGGTCGACTATCCATGTTCATTATACAATATGAGTTACAAAACCCGCCGGC
This window of the Microplitis mediator isolate UGA2020A chromosome 8, iyMicMedi2.1, whole genome shotgun sequence genome carries:
- the LOC130673817 gene encoding death-associated inhibitor of apoptosis 1-like, with translation MSQSREQSPGRMTSSPTLTIGTGSHAHVQVPRFIQYACEQRRLETFAGWTGPAMLPRDLAAAGFFYIGVEDQVKCYECGVRIGRWDENEDPVVSHRRWQPDCRFVQTLPIVDITLTPIPSNTVIRPPGGGSSLMEGNYFVVPDSPVEQPPTKVPQFLKLGNLNLAKPRGPMYPECASYEKRLESFRDWPSTNLQSKERLAEAGFLYTNCNDQTLCFHCGGGLKYWIREDDPWVEHAKWFNKCYWVWAMKGQTFIDRVQEQMGVLVAGEDSEPSEQVISESEYERELGTCHEGGSDAETVVGSTWEAEDQNRCKICLWEELGIVFLPCGHLVACTKCAPSLTRCAVCRENIVLVARAIIS